Proteins found in one Miscanthus floridulus cultivar M001 chromosome 4, ASM1932011v1, whole genome shotgun sequence genomic segment:
- the LOC136552174 gene encoding small ribosomal subunit protein bTHXm-like, with amino-acid sequence MAMRLAPAAAFVRRLVPARPPVPVLAAASTAEAEAVTCGRGDKKTKRGKRFKGSYGNARPKREKKIERIKDRVEVPRSTPWPLPFKLI; translated from the coding sequence ATGGCGATGCGGTTGGCACCGGCCGCCGCGTTCGTGCGGCGCCTGGTTCCGGCGCGCCCACCAGTACCCGTACTGGCGGCGGCATCtacggcggaggcggaggcggtgacGTGCGGGCGCGGGGACAAGAAAACCAAGCGCGGGAAGCGGTTCAAGGGCTCCTACGGCAACGCACGGCCCAAGCGGGAGAAGAAGATTGAGCGCATCAAGGACCGCGTCGAGGTGCCCCGCTCCACACCCTGGCCCCTCCCCTTCAAGCTTATCTGA